Proteins co-encoded in one Diaminobutyricimonas sp. LJ205 genomic window:
- a CDS encoding EamA family transporter: MLTAIFGLTGALLFGAADFLGGLGSKRISALRVTAVAGATGFVVLLVALPVVGGAWSTEAVLLGALSGITGAAAIALLYACLAIGPMSILSPLTAVVSAIVPMTWGLLQGEALRPVGYWALALALVAVVLVGFVPERGAVRPTPRGLGMAVASGTLIGAFLIIIDATPDDSGLVPLVVNRLVNSVSMFAAVAVLAVVALRRSRARAALGARTSATEGESLAVRDLRSGGGRWLPGLKFALACGVVDAIANALLLVGLRLGELTVMSVLTAMYPAGTILLAAIVLRERITPVQIIGLVLALAAAGMLALA; the protein is encoded by the coding sequence GTGCTCACCGCGATCTTCGGCCTGACGGGCGCGCTGCTGTTCGGCGCCGCCGACTTTCTCGGCGGGCTGGGGTCGAAGCGGATCAGCGCGTTGCGGGTGACCGCCGTGGCGGGCGCGACCGGTTTCGTCGTCCTGCTCGTGGCGCTGCCGGTGGTCGGTGGCGCCTGGTCGACGGAGGCGGTGCTGCTCGGCGCCCTCTCGGGCATCACCGGGGCGGCCGCGATCGCGCTGCTTTATGCGTGCCTGGCGATCGGCCCGATGAGCATCCTGTCGCCGTTGACCGCGGTCGTCTCGGCGATCGTGCCGATGACCTGGGGGCTTCTGCAGGGCGAGGCATTGCGCCCGGTCGGCTACTGGGCGCTCGCGCTGGCGCTGGTCGCCGTCGTCCTGGTCGGCTTCGTGCCCGAGCGAGGAGCGGTGCGGCCGACCCCGCGCGGACTGGGGATGGCGGTGGCATCCGGAACCCTGATCGGAGCGTTCCTGATCATCATCGACGCGACTCCGGATGACTCGGGGCTCGTGCCGCTCGTGGTGAACCGCCTGGTCAACAGTGTGTCGATGTTCGCGGCCGTCGCCGTTCTCGCTGTCGTTGCGCTGCGCCGGTCGCGCGCCAGGGCAGCGTTGGGCGCCCGCACGTCGGCGACTGAGGGTGAGTCGCTGGCGGTGCGCGACTTGCGGTCAGGGGGCGGTCGCTGGCTGCCCGGTTTGAAGTTCGCGCTCGCCTGCGGCGTGGTCGACGCCATCGCGAACGCGCTGCTGCTGGTCGGATTGCGGCTGGGTGAGCTCACCGTGATGAGCGTGCTCACGGCGATGTATCCGGCGGGCACCATCCTGCTCGCGGCGATCGTGCTGCGAGAGCGGATCACGCCCGTGCAGATCATTGGCCTGGTGCTCGCGCTCGCTGCGGCGGGGATGCTCGCGCTGGCGTAG